One Perognathus longimembris pacificus isolate PPM17 chromosome 24, ASM2315922v1, whole genome shotgun sequence DNA segment encodes these proteins:
- the Abhd18 gene encoding protein ABHD18 isoform X5 has translation MGGALVLESAALLHWLEREGYGPLGMTGISMGGHMASLAVSNWPKPMPLVPCLSWSTASGVFTTGVLSKSINWRELEKQYYTQTVYEEEIVHMLEYCGTDSFKMGQEFVKYFPNSTDKITNLNLVSRTLSLDMRNQTVSPKHVECHNSSKTSTSITSEGLLLQDTSKTECLNQTLSTNKNCYTSYNSQPNHLLSKEQRRNNLQKESLIFMKGVMDECTHVANFSVPVDPSLIIVVQAKEDAYIPRTGVRSLQEIWPGCEIRYLEGGHISAYLFKQGLFRQAIYDAFERFLHKYAN, from the exons ATGGGAGGAGCTCTTGTTTTAGAATCTGCAGCTCTCTTGCACTGGCTAGAGAGGGAAGGCTATGGCCCTCTAGGGATGACCGGAATATCCATGGGAGGACAC ATGGCCTCCTTAGCAGTATCCAACTGGCCTAAGCCCATGCCATTGGTTCCTTGTCTGTCTTGGTCCACAGCCTCTGGGGTCTTCACTACG GGTGTATTGAGTAAATCAATTAATTGGAGGGAGCTGGAGAAGCAATATTATACTCAGACAGTTTATGAAGAAGAAATAGTTCATATGCTTGAATACTGTGGA aCAGATTCTTTCAAAATGGGACAAGAGTTTGTGAAATACTTCCCTAACAGTACAGACAAGATAACTAACCTTAATCTGGTTTCTAGAACTTTAAGTTTAGATATGAGAAACCAAACCGTGTCCCCAAAACATGTTGAATGTCATAATTCTAGTAAAACTTCCACCAGTATTACATCAGAAGGACTCTTGTTGCAAGATACCTCTAAGACAGAGTGCTTGAATCAAACACTTTCAACCAACAAAAATTGCTATACAAGTTACAACTCACAGCCAAACCACCTGCTCagcaaagaacaaagaagaaacaatCTTCAGAAAGAATCTTTAATATTTATGAAAGGAGTCATGGATGAATGTACTCATGTAGCCAATTTCTCAG TTCCAGTTGACCCAAGCCTCATTATAGTGGTTCAAGCCAAAGAAGATGCCTATATTCCTCGAACAGGAGTTCGAAGTCTACAAGAAATTTGGCCTGGTTGTGAAATCAGATATCTAGAAGGGGGTCACATTAGTGCATATCTTTTTAAGCAAGGACTCTTCAG acAAGCCATCTATGATGCATTTGAACGCTTCCTCCATAAGTATGCTAACTAA
- the Abhd18 gene encoding protein ABHD18 isoform X4 has translation MHRKPKDQVRSSLKNVSDLFVMGGALVLESAALLHWLEREGYGPLGMTGISMGGHMASLAVSNWPKPMPLVPCLSWSTASGVFTTGVLSKSINWRELEKQYYTQTVYEEEIVHMLEYCGTDSFKMGQEFVKYFPNSTDKITNLNLVSRTLSLDMRNQTVSPKHVECHNSSKTSTSITSEGLLLQDTSKTECLNQTLSTNKNCYTSYNSQPNHLLSKEQRRNNLQKESLIFMKGVMDECTHVANFSVPVDPSLIIVVQAKEDAYIPRTGVRSLQEIWPGCEIRYLEGGHISAYLFKQGLFRQAIYDAFERFLHKYAN, from the exons GAGGTCCAGCTTAAAAAATGTGTCTGACCTTTTTGTGATGGGAGGAGCTCTTGTTTTAGAATCTGCAGCTCTCTTGCACTGGCTAGAGAGGGAAGGCTATGGCCCTCTAGGGATGACCGGAATATCCATGGGAGGACAC ATGGCCTCCTTAGCAGTATCCAACTGGCCTAAGCCCATGCCATTGGTTCCTTGTCTGTCTTGGTCCACAGCCTCTGGGGTCTTCACTACG GGTGTATTGAGTAAATCAATTAATTGGAGGGAGCTGGAGAAGCAATATTATACTCAGACAGTTTATGAAGAAGAAATAGTTCATATGCTTGAATACTGTGGA aCAGATTCTTTCAAAATGGGACAAGAGTTTGTGAAATACTTCCCTAACAGTACAGACAAGATAACTAACCTTAATCTGGTTTCTAGAACTTTAAGTTTAGATATGAGAAACCAAACCGTGTCCCCAAAACATGTTGAATGTCATAATTCTAGTAAAACTTCCACCAGTATTACATCAGAAGGACTCTTGTTGCAAGATACCTCTAAGACAGAGTGCTTGAATCAAACACTTTCAACCAACAAAAATTGCTATACAAGTTACAACTCACAGCCAAACCACCTGCTCagcaaagaacaaagaagaaacaatCTTCAGAAAGAATCTTTAATATTTATGAAAGGAGTCATGGATGAATGTACTCATGTAGCCAATTTCTCAG TTCCAGTTGACCCAAGCCTCATTATAGTGGTTCAAGCCAAAGAAGATGCCTATATTCCTCGAACAGGAGTTCGAAGTCTACAAGAAATTTGGCCTGGTTGTGAAATCAGATATCTAGAAGGGGGTCACATTAGTGCATATCTTTTTAAGCAAGGACTCTTCAG acAAGCCATCTATGATGCATTTGAACGCTTCCTCCATAAGTATGCTAACTAA